One part of the Terrimicrobium sacchariphilum genome encodes these proteins:
- a CDS encoding DNA-directed RNA polymerase subunit omega codes for MNSIFIEEASKVATDPQVLINMVSKRVRQLSAGSRPMVSVEGRMGLADIALAEIAQGRLVVSKPENGEEPQE; via the coding sequence ATGAACAGCATTTTCATCGAAGAAGCCTCCAAAGTAGCTACCGACCCTCAAGTATTGATCAACATGGTCTCCAAGCGCGTGCGTCAGCTCAGCGCGGGGAGCCGCCCGATGGTTTCGGTGGAGGGCCGCATGGGTCTCGCCGACATCGCGCTCGCCGAGATCGCCCAGGGGCGCTTGGTGGTTTCAAAGCCAGAGAACGGCGAGGAGCCGCAGGAATAG
- the smpB gene encoding SsrA-binding protein SmpB, which produces MSAEIVVNRKAFRDYHILEKLEAGIELKGTEVKSIRLGHVNLQGAFARLDGGEIFLYDSDIQPYLRASHEQHEPKRRRRLLLHRLEIDKVAGAIEQAGRTLVALRMYWKKGRVKVELGLGKGKQDVDKRADLKKRVQEREIDRVLAGIQRKR; this is translated from the coding sequence ATGTCCGCTGAAATTGTCGTCAATCGCAAGGCGTTCCGGGATTACCATATCCTGGAAAAGCTCGAGGCTGGCATCGAACTGAAGGGCACCGAGGTCAAATCCATTCGCCTTGGCCATGTCAACCTGCAGGGCGCTTTCGCGCGTCTGGATGGCGGGGAGATCTTTCTCTACGATAGCGATATCCAGCCCTATCTGCGAGCCAGTCACGAACAGCACGAGCCCAAGCGTCGCCGCCGCCTTCTCCTTCATCGACTGGAGATCGACAAGGTGGCTGGTGCCATCGAGCAGGCGGGTCGCACTCTCGTCGCCCTCCGCATGTATTGGAAGAAGGGCCGCGTGAAAGTCGAACTCGGTCTCGGCAAGGGTAAGCAGGACGTCGACAAGCGCGCCGATCTGAAAAAGCGCGTGCAGGAACGCGAGATCGACCGGGTGCTGGCAGGTATTCAGCGGAAGCGCTGA
- a CDS encoding NAD(P)/FAD-dependent oxidoreductase gives MCALVAGQRGRSVTLLEHNDRVGKKIAISGGGRCNFTNLGAGPGNYLSGNPDFCRSALARFTPWDFLALVEKHGIRYHEKKLGQQFCDTSSREIIELLLAECADGGVEIVTNARVRSVQHPGRFTVETTEGTYTCDSLVVATGGLSFPKLGATSFGHDIARQFGLDLVVPRPGLVPLTWPSTELTRWKSLAGLSLPVTAKIGATTFHESMLFTHRGLSGPVILQISSFWKPGQPISFDLLPDHPGERWLGESRQSGETIRQVLSRLWPQRFAEEWIQHYAADKPLRHYRNQEIAAITQSIHSWSPNVEGTEGYPKAEVTLGGVNTSELSSKTMESRKVAGLYFIGEVVDVTGWLGGYNFQWAWASGNAAGQVV, from the coding sequence ATGTGTGCCTTGGTGGCGGGCCAGCGAGGGCGGTCGGTCACTCTTCTCGAACACAATGACCGGGTTGGCAAAAAGATCGCTATTTCCGGAGGAGGGCGATGCAACTTTACTAACCTCGGCGCGGGCCCTGGCAATTACCTCTCCGGGAATCCTGATTTTTGTCGCTCGGCCCTCGCCCGATTCACTCCATGGGATTTTCTCGCTCTCGTTGAGAAGCACGGCATCCGCTATCATGAGAAAAAGCTCGGGCAGCAGTTTTGCGACACTAGCTCACGGGAGATTATCGAACTCCTCCTCGCGGAATGCGCCGATGGTGGTGTAGAGATCGTGACCAATGCGAGAGTGCGGTCCGTCCAGCACCCCGGACGTTTCACAGTGGAAACAACCGAGGGGACATATACTTGCGACTCACTCGTCGTTGCGACCGGCGGGTTATCCTTTCCGAAGCTCGGTGCCACAAGCTTCGGGCATGACATTGCCCGGCAGTTTGGCCTGGACTTGGTAGTTCCCCGCCCCGGCCTCGTTCCCCTCACCTGGCCATCGACGGAGCTTACACGCTGGAAATCTCTTGCAGGTCTATCACTTCCCGTCACCGCGAAGATCGGAGCGACGACCTTCCATGAGTCCATGCTCTTCACCCATCGCGGACTCAGCGGTCCGGTCATTCTGCAAATCTCATCCTTCTGGAAGCCCGGTCAACCGATCTCCTTTGATCTGCTGCCGGATCATCCCGGAGAGAGATGGCTAGGTGAATCTCGACAGTCAGGTGAAACGATCAGGCAGGTGCTCTCCCGTCTCTGGCCGCAACGATTCGCCGAGGAGTGGATACAGCACTACGCGGCGGATAAACCATTGCGTCACTACCGCAACCAGGAAATCGCAGCCATAACGCAAAGCATTCATTCCTGGAGTCCGAACGTAGAGGGCACCGAAGGATATCCCAAGGCCGAGGTGACCCTGGGAGGGGTGAATACCAGCGAGCTTTCCTCCAAGACAATGGAAAGCCGCAAAGTGGCAGGTCTTTACTTCATCGGTGAGGTGGTCGACGTCACAGGCTGGCTCGGTGGGTATAACTTTCAGTGGGCCTGGGCCAGCGGAAATGCCGCTGGCCAAGTCGTCTAG
- a CDS encoding HNH endonuclease — protein MESVLEQPVLVLNRLWQAVNTCSVRRAFTLLYQGQAQVVSAEDGKNFATHDYRSWWDISQSHPEKEMVRTISFSIRIPRVIVLLIFERLPKKEVKFTRHNVFERDKNTCQYCGKVFDRVDLNLDHVLPRDRGGQTTWENIVCSCIPCNTKKGNRLPHEAGMLLIRKPKRPKWRPFVNVSISNHPHDSWKHFLDLAYWNVELGD, from the coding sequence ATGGAGTCAGTTCTCGAACAACCCGTGCTTGTGCTCAACCGCTTGTGGCAAGCGGTTAATACCTGTTCCGTCCGTCGAGCTTTCACCTTGTTGTACCAAGGCCAGGCTCAAGTTGTCTCGGCCGAGGATGGAAAGAACTTTGCAACCCATGATTATCGGAGCTGGTGGGATATCTCCCAGTCGCACCCCGAGAAGGAAATGGTGCGGACGATCTCGTTCAGCATCCGCATTCCTCGCGTGATCGTGCTGCTCATCTTTGAGCGTTTGCCGAAGAAGGAGGTCAAGTTTACCCGGCACAACGTCTTTGAGCGGGATAAGAATACCTGTCAGTATTGCGGAAAAGTCTTTGATCGTGTGGATCTCAACCTGGATCACGTTCTTCCTCGTGATCGGGGAGGGCAGACGACCTGGGAGAACATCGTGTGTTCCTGTATTCCGTGTAACACGAAGAAGGGAAATCGCCTCCCGCACGAGGCAGGAATGCTTCTTATTCGTAAGCCGAAGCGACCGAAATGGCGTCCCTTTGTGAATGTCTCTATCAGTAATCATCCGCATGATAGCTGGAAGCACTTCCTCGATCTCGCTTACTGGAATGTCGAATTAGGCGACTGA
- a CDS encoding potassium channel family protein, whose product MSKERKRHTVQQVYFIGLLLAAGLFAMHTWIMFEMGWVLVHHAGNITRGEEAHIAGPLIILTAFFILFITHLAEAGAWALLFWRMKEFPTFSESLYFTGTSITALGYGDIVLRPPWRVLGPIMAINGLLMFGCSTAFLFLIIQRIWATL is encoded by the coding sequence ATGAGCAAAGAACGGAAGCGCCATACGGTGCAACAAGTCTACTTCATTGGTCTACTACTTGCGGCCGGGCTTTTCGCCATGCACACGTGGATCATGTTTGAGATGGGCTGGGTTCTAGTCCACCATGCGGGAAATATCACCCGCGGGGAGGAAGCTCATATTGCCGGGCCGTTGATCATTCTGACCGCTTTCTTCATCCTCTTCATCACCCATCTCGCCGAGGCAGGCGCATGGGCTCTGCTGTTTTGGAGAATGAAGGAATTCCCAACCTTCAGCGAAAGTCTCTACTTTACAGGCACATCCATCACCGCGCTGGGATATGGAGATATTGTTCTACGCCCGCCATGGCGGGTGTTGGGGCCGATCATGGCCATCAACGGCCTGCTGATGTTCGGGTGCTCGACCGCTTTTCTCTTCCTGATCATCCAAAGGATATGGGCGACCCTCTAG
- a CDS encoding DUF2237 family protein → MPTNVLGSDLQCCCTSPMTGFYRDGYCRTGPGDYGLHTVCAVMTEEFLKFSKAMGNDLSTPRPDMAFQGLQPGDKWCLCVERWKEAYDAGMAPPVVLESTHTSALEFVSREELAQHAIDA, encoded by the coding sequence ATGCCGACGAACGTTCTGGGTAGCGATTTGCAGTGTTGCTGTACCTCACCTATGACCGGATTTTATCGCGACGGATATTGTCGTACGGGTCCGGGCGATTATGGGTTGCATACCGTGTGTGCTGTGATGACAGAGGAGTTTCTCAAATTCAGCAAGGCGATGGGCAATGACCTGAGCACCCCCCGGCCTGATATGGCGTTCCAGGGACTGCAGCCCGGCGACAAGTGGTGTCTTTGTGTGGAGCGTTGGAAGGAGGCTTACGATGCGGGAATGGCTCCGCCGGTTGTGCTGGAGTCCACCCATACGTCTGCTCTGGAGTTCGTCTCCAGGGAGGAACTCGCGCAGCACGCGATCGACGCCTGA
- a CDS encoding VOC family protein produces MVTGIAHICILSRDLAATEKFYVEILGMRKKFDFLRSGQRIGFYLEVGANQFIEVFQKSDREIPHSSAITHFCLQVNDIQAVSHHLHKHQIDHQAPKLGADQSWQVWCNDPDGIAIELHQYTALSSQFTGKDCQVNW; encoded by the coding sequence ATGGTTACAGGAATTGCTCATATCTGCATTCTTTCCCGCGATCTTGCGGCTACCGAAAAGTTCTATGTTGAGATTCTCGGAATGAGAAAGAAGTTCGATTTCCTGCGCAGCGGGCAAAGAATAGGCTTCTATTTAGAGGTAGGGGCCAATCAATTTATCGAGGTCTTTCAGAAGTCAGATCGAGAAATTCCGCATTCCAGCGCAATTACGCATTTCTGCTTACAGGTGAACGACATTCAGGCTGTCAGTCACCATCTGCATAAACACCAGATCGATCATCAAGCACCCAAACTCGGTGCCGATCAGAGCTGGCAAGTTTGGTGCAACGACCCCGATGGCATAGCCATCGAACTCCATCAATACACGGCCCTTAGTTCCCAGTTTACTGGTAAGGACTGCCAGGTAAACTGGTAG
- a CDS encoding beta-ketoacyl-[acyl-carrier-protein] synthase family protein — translation MSSSVPIPVSIASVGCVSPLGFGMPETSSSLLAGTSGITPVRLFSVDGCQCRTAGQVDERLADAASAIAPRSRRWSRAAQMVLVAMEDALKGCPGFRPDVVVIGTTSGGMSLGEEFFRALASGKNVAHATRKVRNYVPHQPIIQSLEVFGSDAPVRIISNACASGSNALGIARQLIRDGMATSVLAGGYDAIAELVFAGFDCLKASTPEICRPFDARRSGLALGEGAAMFCLRSGAGELQITGYGSAIDTHHLTQPHPSGRGPEQAMVAALQDAQLPPGSIDYINAHGTGTPLNDSSEGRAIQNVCPSAPTSSTKSMTGHSLGAAGAIEAAFSVAALRSQFLPPNINFREGDPDIALNIVANTSRAARLRNVLSNSFGFGGSNASIILSLT, via the coding sequence ATGTCGTCGTCTGTCCCCATCCCCGTCTCCATCGCCAGCGTGGGATGTGTCAGCCCGTTGGGCTTCGGCATGCCGGAAACGAGTTCCTCGCTGCTCGCCGGCACTTCGGGCATCACTCCTGTCCGGCTGTTTTCTGTCGATGGCTGCCAGTGCCGTACCGCAGGGCAAGTCGACGAGCGTCTGGCTGATGCCGCCTCCGCGATTGCTCCCCGATCACGGCGCTGGTCGCGGGCTGCGCAAATGGTGCTGGTCGCGATGGAGGACGCTCTAAAGGGCTGCCCCGGCTTCCGCCCGGATGTGGTCGTGATCGGCACGACCAGCGGCGGGATGTCGTTGGGCGAAGAGTTTTTCCGGGCTCTGGCCTCTGGAAAAAACGTCGCACACGCCACGCGGAAAGTGCGAAACTACGTTCCCCATCAGCCCATCATCCAGTCGCTTGAGGTCTTCGGAAGCGATGCCCCGGTGCGAATCATTTCCAATGCCTGCGCATCCGGTTCGAATGCCCTCGGGATCGCCCGCCAGTTGATCCGGGATGGGATGGCCACGAGTGTCCTTGCCGGCGGTTACGATGCGATAGCCGAGCTGGTATTTGCTGGGTTCGACTGCCTGAAAGCATCCACCCCGGAAATTTGCCGCCCGTTTGATGCCCGGCGTTCCGGTCTCGCCCTTGGCGAGGGGGCCGCCATGTTTTGCCTCCGGTCGGGTGCTGGAGAGTTGCAGATTACCGGTTACGGCAGTGCCATCGACACTCACCACCTTACGCAACCGCATCCCTCGGGGCGTGGTCCAGAGCAGGCCATGGTCGCAGCGCTGCAGGACGCCCAACTCCCGCCCGGTAGCATCGACTACATCAACGCCCACGGCACTGGTACCCCGCTCAACGATTCCAGCGAAGGCAGGGCGATCCAGAACGTCTGCCCGTCTGCACCGACCAGCAGCACAAAAAGCATGACCGGACACTCTCTCGGCGCTGCCGGAGCCATCGAGGCCGCGTTTTCCGTGGCGGCATTGAGATCCCAGTTTCTTCCACCAAACATCAATTTCCGCGAGGGGGACCCGGATATCGCACTGAACATTGTGGCGAACACCTCCCGGGCAGCGCGACTCCGAAACGTCCTCTCCAACTCCTTTGGATTTGGAGGGTCGAACGCCTCAATCATCCTAAGTTTGACATGA
- a CDS encoding glycosyltransferase: MRRLRVLFTPFGSEGDVNPLIWIAEGMAARGHEVVFIITPHYQRLIDKKGFTAVPIGTEEQFLAFARNPKAWDPRNGPRTVIKGMVDTIPEAVAAFDRAGDQFDLAILSTLGVAIASLAEAKGIPRIMVHMQPICVRSIHDFPLFMTSMGFLQHTPLWFKRAFFWLVDRLIWVVAERPLNRLRSQLGLQRWRSFYDEGLHGGLGGIAMFPDWFAAPQSDWPQGVRTSNFPVTFKTQPLPPELDSFLSRGEPPIIWTHGSANFDIEHFQRCAIRATHEIGRRCLLVSLDRPTIALPPGTFHYPHVPFENIFPKCLAAVHHGGIGTTSKAVAAGIPQLIIPKSHDQPDNAQRISRLGLGKMLAYRHLDTPRLAATLQELISSDKIRATCQSYSGCVGGEAARSELIDWIEERVYQRRSL, encoded by the coding sequence ATGAGGCGCTTGCGGGTTCTTTTTACCCCGTTCGGAAGCGAGGGCGACGTCAACCCGTTGATCTGGATCGCTGAGGGGATGGCCGCTCGAGGGCACGAAGTTGTCTTCATCATCACCCCCCATTACCAGCGACTCATTGACAAAAAGGGTTTCACCGCTGTCCCCATCGGCACCGAGGAGCAATTCCTCGCCTTTGCTCGCAATCCCAAGGCGTGGGATCCTCGCAATGGTCCGCGTACCGTTATCAAGGGAATGGTGGACACGATTCCCGAGGCGGTGGCGGCCTTCGACCGCGCAGGTGATCAGTTCGATCTCGCTATTCTCTCCACTCTGGGGGTGGCGATCGCCTCACTCGCAGAAGCTAAAGGCATTCCTCGGATCATGGTCCATATGCAGCCGATCTGTGTTCGCAGTATCCATGACTTCCCGCTCTTCATGACCAGTATGGGCTTCCTCCAGCACACTCCGCTTTGGTTCAAGCGAGCGTTCTTCTGGTTGGTGGATCGGCTGATCTGGGTCGTGGCTGAACGTCCCCTCAACCGCCTCCGCTCCCAACTTGGTCTCCAGCGGTGGCGGAGTTTTTATGACGAAGGCCTCCATGGAGGCCTTGGGGGTATCGCAATGTTTCCTGATTGGTTCGCCGCTCCTCAGTCCGATTGGCCGCAAGGAGTCCGAACGTCCAATTTTCCCGTCACGTTTAAAACGCAGCCTTTACCTCCCGAATTGGACAGTTTTCTGTCCAGAGGAGAGCCTCCCATCATCTGGACGCATGGTTCAGCAAATTTTGATATCGAGCACTTTCAACGCTGCGCAATTCGAGCCACCCACGAAATAGGCCGTCGCTGCCTCTTGGTCAGCCTGGATCGCCCCACGATCGCACTGCCTCCCGGGACTTTCCATTATCCTCACGTTCCTTTTGAGAACATTTTTCCGAAATGTCTCGCTGCGGTCCATCATGGCGGGATCGGGACAACTTCCAAGGCTGTCGCCGCGGGAATTCCCCAGCTCATCATCCCCAAGTCTCATGACCAGCCAGACAACGCGCAGCGAATTAGCCGATTGGGACTCGGCAAAATGCTGGCCTATAGACACCTCGATACCCCTCGTCTCGCCGCAACACTTCAAGAACTGATCAGCTCCGACAAAATCCGCGCCACTTGCCAGTCCTACAGTGGATGCGTCGGAGGAGAGGCAGCCCGGAGTGAGTTGATCGACTGGATCGAGGAGCGAGTCTATCAGCGCCGCTCGCTTTGA
- a CDS encoding helix-turn-helix domain-containing protein: MSTRTLGDKLKELRQARKLSMRALAERTGLKSPAFIADVERGFRQPSSEALATWATALEVPLDELLAFDRRPPVRELKNLIAKNSSWASALRRLAAEGMSGKVTPATLQQFLNQEPQKPGLQKAFDLGI; the protein is encoded by the coding sequence ATGAGTACACGCACCTTGGGCGACAAGCTCAAAGAACTCCGCCAAGCCAGAAAACTCTCCATGCGAGCACTCGCAGAACGAACCGGCTTAAAATCTCCGGCGTTCATTGCCGATGTGGAGCGTGGATTCCGCCAACCTTCCTCTGAAGCACTAGCCACTTGGGCCACCGCCCTGGAGGTGCCCCTTGATGAACTTCTCGCCTTTGATCGACGTCCGCCTGTACGCGAACTAAAGAACTTAATTGCTAAAAACTCCTCTTGGGCATCAGCCCTGCGCCGTCTGGCAGCGGAAGGAATGTCCGGAAAAGTGACTCCAGCGACCCTCCAGCAGTTTCTCAATCAAGAGCCACAAAAGCCCGGACTCCAAAAGGCTTTCGATCTCGGAATCTGA
- a CDS encoding DJ-1 family glyoxalase III — MSKRVLCLLSPGFEEIEAVTPIDLLRRADVEVTLAALGETLSVTGRSGIILQADVLLSQVNGRDFDLLFLPGGPGVKGMREDGRPAALARTFAAEGKTVTAICAAPTILHDAGLLAGKAFTAHFSVREELSGAREGRVVTDGGVITSRGAGTALDFGLELLRELCGPEKAEEVAKSIMA, encoded by the coding sequence ATGAGCAAGCGCGTTCTTTGCCTTTTGTCCCCCGGCTTTGAGGAGATTGAGGCCGTGACCCCGATCGATCTGCTGCGGCGGGCGGACGTCGAAGTCACTTTAGCGGCTCTGGGGGAGACCCTTTCGGTGACAGGCCGGAGCGGCATCATCCTACAGGCTGATGTCTTGTTATCTCAGGTGAATGGCCGCGACTTTGATTTACTGTTTCTGCCCGGAGGGCCAGGCGTGAAAGGAATGCGGGAGGATGGCAGGCCGGCGGCTCTGGCGCGGACTTTTGCCGCTGAGGGAAAGACCGTGACCGCGATCTGTGCGGCACCCACGATCCTGCATGATGCCGGGCTGCTGGCTGGAAAGGCTTTCACTGCGCACTTTTCGGTCAGGGAAGAACTATCCGGAGCCCGGGAGGGCCGGGTGGTGACCGACGGCGGGGTGATTACTTCGCGGGGCGCGGGGACCGCACTGGACTTTGGACTCGAGCTTCTCCGGGAGCTTTGCGGTCCCGAAAAGGCCGAAGAGGTCGCCAAGTCAATCATGGCCTGA
- a CDS encoding aldo/keto reductase has translation MITTTLGNSDLSITRFGLGAWAIGGDWKFGWSTQDDTDSISAIHQALELGINWIDTAAVYGLGHSEEIVARALASWSGAQPYVFTKCGMVWNESRDVDYSTRRESIRRECEASLRRLKVEVIDLYQIHWPADDLEETLEGWAALNELKQEGKIRWAGVSNFSRDELAAASEIARITSLQPPYSLVKRAVEGSELPFCHQHQIGAIVYSPMGSGLLTGAMTRERAAALPENDWRHKNPEFQEPKLSSNLALAERVKKVAADHNVPPGAVAAAWTLHNPAVTGAIIGVRSGKQAAELFSHADFVLTPEESAFLTS, from the coding sequence ATGATCACCACGACCCTCGGCAATTCGGATCTCTCCATCACCCGGTTTGGCCTCGGCGCCTGGGCCATTGGCGGAGACTGGAAGTTTGGTTGGAGCACGCAGGACGACACCGACTCAATTTCTGCGATCCACCAGGCCTTGGAACTCGGGATCAACTGGATCGATACCGCCGCTGTCTACGGTCTGGGACATTCCGAGGAAATCGTGGCCCGCGCCCTCGCCTCATGGAGTGGAGCGCAGCCCTATGTCTTTACCAAGTGTGGCATGGTGTGGAACGAAAGCCGGGACGTCGACTACTCGACCCGACGCGAATCCATCCGCCGGGAGTGCGAAGCCAGTCTACGCCGGCTGAAGGTGGAGGTCATCGATCTTTATCAAATCCACTGGCCTGCCGACGATCTCGAGGAGACGCTGGAGGGTTGGGCCGCGCTCAATGAACTGAAGCAGGAAGGCAAAATTCGATGGGCAGGAGTATCAAACTTCAGCCGGGATGAACTGGCGGCCGCCTCGGAAATCGCTCGCATCACCTCGCTCCAACCTCCGTACTCGCTCGTGAAACGCGCCGTGGAAGGAAGTGAACTCCCCTTTTGCCACCAGCATCAGATTGGAGCCATCGTGTATTCTCCCATGGGTTCGGGATTACTCACGGGGGCCATGACTCGCGAACGAGCAGCAGCCTTGCCGGAAAACGATTGGCGACACAAGAATCCGGAGTTTCAGGAGCCAAAGCTCTCGAGCAATCTCGCTCTCGCCGAACGCGTGAAAAAGGTGGCGGCGGATCACAACGTCCCCCCGGGTGCGGTGGCTGCAGCGTGGACACTCCATAACCCGGCGGTCACCGGCGCAATCATTGGTGTACGAAGCGGCAAACAGGCGGCAGAACTCTTCTCCCATGCCGATTTCGTCCTGACTCCTGAAGAATCTGCCTTTCTCACCTCATGA
- a CDS encoding MATE family efflux transporter, giving the protein MSLLTRSLQENRRTLALAFPIAAGNAGQMLMGVADTVMVGQVGVVALAACAFANTVLAVPLVFGFGFLSGVSVRTSHAFGADKPDSAGQALKWGAVLALATGILVALLIQCGVPLLPLLGQSPEVNRACVTFLLLCAWSVIPVYLTSAAKSYAEALGHPWEPFWIMMGGVLLNIFLNWVFIYGNLGAPALGLEGAGVATLISRIVTMLGVVTFILSSQEFARYRPHNPFDFRDRAEIRSLIKIGLPAGTMHLAEVGGFSFGSVMMGWAGVVPLAAHQIAITCAATVFMIPLGVSQAVAVRIGQARGAKASERFLPIAIGAQSVVVSLMFLSTLVFVLGGHWIARAFVSDPAVVALTTKLLLLAGIFQIVDGIQIVCSGALRGFEDTRVPMFIGIFSYWAVALPISYFLAFHTGIGPAGVWIGFVVGLWVAAVSLVWRLWLRIATASRTSK; this is encoded by the coding sequence ATGTCTCTCCTTACCCGCTCCCTGCAAGAAAACCGCCGCACCCTGGCGCTGGCCTTCCCGATCGCCGCCGGCAATGCGGGCCAGATGCTCATGGGCGTGGCAGATACTGTCATGGTGGGTCAGGTCGGAGTGGTTGCCCTCGCCGCCTGCGCTTTTGCCAATACCGTCCTGGCCGTACCCCTCGTCTTTGGATTTGGCTTCCTCTCCGGTGTGAGCGTCCGCACCTCGCACGCTTTCGGGGCTGACAAGCCTGATTCCGCCGGGCAAGCGCTCAAGTGGGGAGCCGTGCTCGCTCTGGCCACGGGTATCCTCGTTGCCCTGCTCATCCAATGCGGCGTTCCGCTATTGCCGCTGCTCGGCCAAAGCCCCGAGGTCAACCGGGCTTGCGTAACATTTCTGCTTCTTTGTGCGTGGTCTGTCATCCCGGTCTACCTGACCAGTGCAGCCAAGAGCTACGCAGAAGCGTTGGGACATCCCTGGGAACCGTTTTGGATCATGATGGGCGGTGTACTGCTCAACATCTTTCTCAACTGGGTCTTCATCTATGGCAATCTGGGCGCTCCTGCTCTCGGTCTCGAGGGTGCTGGCGTGGCAACCCTCATATCTCGCATCGTGACCATGCTCGGCGTTGTAACGTTCATCTTGTCCTCGCAGGAGTTTGCCCGTTATCGCCCCCACAATCCCTTCGATTTTCGCGACCGGGCAGAGATCCGCTCCCTCATCAAGATCGGTCTGCCTGCGGGTACCATGCACCTGGCGGAAGTAGGGGGATTTTCGTTTGGCTCGGTCATGATGGGCTGGGCGGGTGTGGTTCCGCTTGCCGCCCACCAAATCGCCATCACCTGCGCAGCCACGGTATTCATGATCCCCTTGGGCGTTTCGCAAGCTGTCGCCGTGCGTATCGGCCAGGCTCGAGGAGCCAAGGCATCGGAGCGTTTTCTCCCGATCGCGATTGGCGCCCAGTCGGTGGTCGTGTCGCTGATGTTTCTTTCGACACTCGTTTTTGTCCTCGGCGGGCATTGGATTGCACGGGCCTTTGTCAGCGACCCGGCGGTGGTTGCTTTGACGACCAAGCTTCTTTTGCTCGCAGGCATTTTTCAGATCGTCGATGGCATTCAGATCGTCTGCTCGGGAGCTTTGCGGGGATTTGAGGATACACGGGTACCGATGTTTATCGGCATTTTCTCCTATTGGGCTGTAGCGTTGCCCATTTCCTATTTCCTCGCGTTTCACACGGGGATTGGCCCCGCCGGGGTATGGATCGGATTTGTCGTGGGTCTATGGGTCGCAGCGGTTTCCCTGGTCTGGCGTCTCTGGCTGCGCATAGCGACCGCATCGAGAACATCCAAATAA
- a CDS encoding amidohydrolase family protein has protein sequence MPISQPPIEDGAVQIHQGRIVAVGEWKDLRCDDAEDLGERVLMPGLINAHCHLDYSGMRNAILQPSSFSNWVRRLNELKRTVSDDDYLDAIAFGFSELKKWGTTSVYNIESFPELMVRMPAPPLRTWWFYELLDIRSRVHTDDVVAGALAFFESRPQWLGGFGLSPHAPYTTSLGLYELSRVCCEKYAMPLMTHLAETIEEYEMFASASGVLYDFLAPLGRDMSDTGKVTPIRHLFDSGALPVGAILTHMNFVSEDDWGLLAQRHADFSVVHCPMCHEYFGREFFPLERFREIGMNLCLGTDSLASNKALNLFEEMRMLMQKHPSVRPEDALAMVTVNPALAIGLAGQLGELKEGAFADLIALPFDGKGKSLVEAVVANRTQVEWTMVNGGVQPPA, from the coding sequence TTGCCCATTTCGCAGCCGCCGATCGAGGACGGCGCGGTGCAGATTCATCAGGGGCGCATTGTGGCTGTCGGCGAGTGGAAGGATTTGCGCTGCGATGACGCAGAGGATCTCGGTGAGCGAGTACTCATGCCGGGCCTGATCAATGCCCATTGCCATCTCGATTACTCGGGCATGCGCAACGCGATCCTCCAGCCGAGCAGCTTTTCCAATTGGGTGCGCCGCCTTAATGAGTTGAAGCGTACGGTTTCGGACGACGACTACCTCGATGCGATAGCCTTTGGATTTTCCGAGCTGAAAAAATGGGGAACTACATCGGTATACAATATCGAGTCCTTCCCCGAACTCATGGTGCGCATGCCGGCTCCACCTTTGCGGACGTGGTGGTTTTATGAACTGCTCGACATACGCTCGCGCGTTCATACCGACGATGTGGTAGCGGGTGCTCTCGCCTTTTTCGAGAGCCGCCCGCAATGGCTTGGCGGCTTTGGTCTTTCCCCGCATGCCCCTTACACCACCTCGCTGGGCTTGTATGAACTCTCCCGTGTGTGCTGTGAAAAATACGCGATGCCCCTAATGACGCATCTGGCGGAGACGATTGAGGAGTATGAGATGTTTGCCTCAGCCAGCGGGGTGCTCTACGACTTTCTTGCGCCTCTGGGGCGCGATATGTCCGACACGGGCAAGGTGACGCCGATCCGTCATCTTTTCGACTCCGGCGCTTTGCCTGTTGGGGCCATCCTCACCCATATGAATTTCGTCTCCGAGGACGACTGGGGGCTGCTGGCACAGCGGCATGCGGATTTCTCGGTGGTGCATTGTCCGATGTGCCATGAGTATTTCGGCCGCGAGTTTTTTCCGCTGGAGCGCTTCCGCGAAATCGGAATGAACCTCTGCTTGGGCACCGACAGTCTCGCGAGCAACAAAGCTCTCAATCTTTTTGAGGAAATGCGCATGCTGATGCAGAAGCATCCTTCAGTACGTCCGGAGGACGCGCTGGCCATGGTAACGGTTAATCCGGCCTTGGCGATCGGCCTGGCCGGTCAGCTTGGGGAATTGAAAGAGGGCGCATTTGCCGATCTCATCGCCCTGCCGTTTGATGGCAAGGGGAAAAGCCTCGTCGAGGCGGTGGTTGCAAACCGCACGCAGGTGGAGTGGACTATGGTGAACGGTGGGGTTCAGCCTCCAGCCTAG